One bacterium genomic window carries:
- a CDS encoding type II toxin-antitoxin system HicB family antitoxin — MRKEFTLEFWIDDGWYVGKLKEVPGIFSQGESLKELKENIKEVYSLMKEEWMPLPSGVQTKETKVEV; from the coding sequence ATGAGAAAAGAATTTACACTTGAATTCTGGATTGATGATGGATGGTATGTTGGAAAGTTAAAAGAAGTTCCAGGAATATTCAGTCAGGGAGAATCACTAAAAGAATTGAAAGAGAATATAAAAGAGGTATATTCTTTAATGAAAGAGGAATGGATGCCATTACCTTCCGGTGTACAGACAAAAGAAACAAAGGTTGAAGTGTGA